In Nitrosopumilaceae archaeon, the following proteins share a genomic window:
- a CDS encoding thioredoxin family protein, translated as MEHVLPEEFDSKILNSREKTLVLFYADWCPYCTNFKPTFEEIDSDKAQKKAALVNEDENPLWDRFNIQAVPTMIVFQDGKPVARRDAKKHVGLTRSDMESIIKEL; from the coding sequence ATGGAACATGTATTACCTGAAGAGTTTGATTCTAAGATTTTAAACAGTAGAGAAAAAACACTAGTTCTCTTTTATGCTGACTGGTGTCCTTATTGTACAAATTTTAAACCAACTTTTGAAGAAATTGATTCAGACAAGGCACAGAAAAAAGCAGCGTTAGTAAATGAGGATGAGAATCCACTTTGGGACAGATTCAACATACAGGCCGTGCCCACTATGATTGTTTTTCAAGATGGAAAACCCGTTGCCAGAAGAGATGCCAAAAAACATGTCGGTTTGACAAGATCAGACATGGAATCCATAATAAAGGAACTTTAA